Proteins co-encoded in one Rhodococcus sp. PAMC28707 genomic window:
- a CDS encoding alpha/beta hydrolase-fold protein, with protein MRSGLARFGVAAALAVALASPFGAAGIAQATPVPASLPAQTQAPSGATVTQVDWLSDRRVALWITSPSMGTPIQVQLLLARDWNINPQAVFPSVYMLDGLRATDTENGWTLETDIESYFADKNVNVVLPVGGQSSFYSDWIDQDQGKNYQWETFLTKELPPILENDWRTNQTRGVVGLSMGGTAAMFLAARNQGFFTFAASLSGILTTTSLGMPQAIQYAMTDAGGYNSKAMWGAPTNDLWAQHDPYLLADQLEGVSLYVSSGNGAAGPYDPPSGIPGVSSNYAGMGLEILSRLTSQTFATKLNKLGIPAQVNYRPSGTHTWEYWQFELHQLWPQLAGALDVDVDKPACNVAGAIGNASGANSWLGDCLTPEYNVAGGRAQDFRFGRVFFSPDSGAQVVAGAIGGNYQGSGGPSGPLGFPKTGEFGTPDGRGRGNAFQNGMVYFTPQTGAHAVRGAILDEWARQGYEGGPLGYPVLDEVATPSKPGAVQGFEIGAMYFSPELGTHSVQGMILGKYGQLGWENGPLGFPKTSELGPIKDGGRFNEFEGGNVYWSPLTGAWAIRNGEIFDAWKSVGYEGGRLGYLTSDQFDIDGGGVQQNFQFGIITVKDGKVTIAP; from the coding sequence ATGCGCAGTGGGCTTGCTCGGTTCGGAGTAGCAGCGGCATTGGCCGTCGCCCTGGCATCGCCGTTCGGCGCGGCCGGCATTGCGCAAGCGACTCCGGTACCCGCGTCCTTGCCTGCGCAGACGCAGGCACCCTCCGGAGCTACCGTCACCCAAGTCGATTGGCTGTCGGACCGTCGCGTGGCGCTCTGGATCACGTCTCCTTCGATGGGCACTCCGATTCAGGTCCAGCTCCTGCTCGCGCGCGACTGGAACATCAACCCACAGGCCGTGTTCCCCTCGGTGTACATGCTCGATGGTCTCCGAGCAACGGACACCGAGAACGGATGGACGCTGGAGACGGACATCGAGTCCTACTTCGCCGACAAGAACGTCAACGTCGTACTTCCGGTCGGTGGACAGTCGAGCTTCTATTCCGACTGGATCGACCAGGATCAGGGGAAGAACTATCAGTGGGAGACGTTCCTGACCAAGGAACTCCCACCGATCCTCGAGAACGACTGGCGCACCAACCAGACTCGTGGTGTCGTCGGCCTGTCGATGGGTGGCACGGCCGCGATGTTCCTCGCTGCACGCAACCAGGGCTTCTTCACGTTCGCAGCGTCGCTGTCCGGCATTCTTACGACGACGTCTCTCGGCATGCCACAGGCGATTCAGTACGCGATGACCGACGCGGGCGGGTACAACTCCAAAGCGATGTGGGGTGCGCCCACCAATGATCTCTGGGCTCAGCACGACCCATACCTGTTGGCCGATCAGCTCGAAGGCGTCAGTCTCTACGTATCGAGCGGAAACGGCGCAGCCGGACCGTACGATCCGCCGTCGGGCATCCCGGGAGTCAGCTCCAACTACGCCGGTATGGGACTGGAAATCCTCTCGCGCCTGACCTCACAGACATTTGCGACCAAACTGAACAAGCTCGGAATCCCCGCCCAGGTCAATTACCGGCCGTCGGGAACACATACGTGGGAGTACTGGCAGTTCGAGCTGCATCAGCTCTGGCCGCAGCTCGCCGGCGCACTCGACGTCGACGTCGACAAGCCCGCATGCAACGTCGCCGGAGCCATCGGCAACGCGTCGGGCGCGAATTCCTGGCTGGGCGACTGCCTGACCCCGGAATACAACGTCGCAGGCGGTCGTGCACAGGACTTCAGGTTCGGACGCGTCTTCTTCTCGCCCGACTCGGGCGCTCAGGTAGTCGCAGGTGCGATCGGCGGCAATTACCAGGGCTCCGGCGGTCCTTCGGGCCCACTGGGCTTCCCGAAGACCGGTGAGTTCGGAACTCCCGACGGACGCGGACGCGGAAACGCATTCCAGAACGGAATGGTCTACTTCACGCCGCAGACCGGCGCGCACGCCGTGCGTGGCGCGATCCTCGACGAGTGGGCACGCCAGGGCTACGAGGGTGGCCCGTTGGGATACCCGGTGCTCGACGAGGTGGCGACGCCGTCGAAGCCGGGCGCGGTCCAGGGCTTCGAGATCGGCGCGATGTACTTCAGTCCCGAACTCGGTACCCACTCGGTGCAGGGCATGATCCTCGGCAAGTACGGCCAACTCGGATGGGAGAACGGCCCACTCGGCTTCCCGAAGACCAGTGAGCTCGGTCCGATCAAGGATGGCGGCCGGTTCAACGAGTTCGAGGGTGGCAACGTCTACTGGAGTCCGCTGACCGGGGCTTGGGCAATTCGCAACGGTGAGATCTTCGACGCATGGAAGAGCGTCGGCTACGAAGGTGGCCGATTGGGATATCTCACCAGTGATCAGTTCGATATCGACGGTGGCGGCGTGCAACAGAACTTCCAGTTCGGCATCATCACTGTGAAGGATGGCAAGGTCACAATCGCGCCGTGA
- a CDS encoding alpha/beta hydrolase family protein, with product MRFAGLSSKARWGKRLIGVGAAALVLPLAVGVVGGATALAAPSAVVHKAPAGGREDLFVPSEMGPIKVQVQWAARGGDAALYLLDGLRARDDRNAWSFETNAQDQFAGDNVTLVMPVGGQASFYSDWYAASNLNGQEVTYKWETFLTEDLPAYLENYGVSRNNNAVVGISMGGSAALTLAAYHRDQFKFAGSFSGYLNISAPGMREAIRVAMLSQSWFNVDSMWGPPWSPAWLRNDPFVFAPKLKGLSLYVSAASGLPGEFDKPRAPIDFYNTANGMALEALALANSRAFQVRLATLGIPATFDFPSSGIHAWPYWSAELFKARGQILEALNA from the coding sequence ATGCGATTTGCTGGCCTCAGCAGTAAAGCCAGGTGGGGTAAACGCCTCATCGGCGTCGGCGCGGCAGCCCTCGTCCTCCCACTCGCCGTCGGTGTAGTGGGCGGCGCAACTGCTCTCGCGGCACCGAGCGCAGTTGTTCACAAGGCCCCGGCCGGTGGACGCGAAGACCTGTTCGTCCCGTCCGAGATGGGTCCGATCAAGGTCCAGGTCCAGTGGGCAGCGCGCGGCGGCGATGCCGCTCTCTACCTGCTCGACGGACTCCGCGCCCGCGACGACCGCAACGCGTGGTCCTTCGAGACCAATGCGCAAGACCAATTCGCCGGGGACAACGTCACGCTCGTCATGCCCGTCGGTGGGCAGGCCAGCTTCTACAGTGACTGGTACGCAGCTTCCAACCTGAACGGCCAGGAAGTCACCTACAAGTGGGAAACCTTCCTGACGGAGGATCTTCCGGCCTACCTCGAGAACTACGGCGTTTCGCGTAACAACAACGCTGTCGTCGGAATCTCGATGGGTGGCTCGGCTGCACTGACGCTCGCTGCGTACCACCGCGACCAGTTCAAGTTCGCCGGTTCGTTCTCCGGATACCTGAACATCTCTGCTCCCGGTATGCGTGAAGCCATCCGCGTGGCGATGCTCTCGCAGTCGTGGTTCAACGTCGACTCGATGTGGGGACCGCCCTGGAGCCCGGCGTGGCTTCGCAACGACCCGTTCGTCTTCGCTCCGAAGCTGAAGGGCTTGTCGCTGTACGTCTCGGCTGCCAGTGGTCTGCCCGGCGAGTTCGACAAGCCGCGTGCTCCGATCGACTTCTACAACACGGCAAACGGCATGGCTCTCGAAGCCCTGGCGCTCGCCAACAGCCGCGCATTCCAGGTCCGCCTGGCCACGCTCGGTATCCCGGCGACGTTCGACTTCCCGTCGAGCGGTATCCACGCGTGGCCGTACTGGTCCGCCGAGCTGTTCAAGGCCCGTGGTCAGATCCTCGAGGCACTGAACGCCTGA
- a CDS encoding alpha/beta hydrolase family protein yields MLGRTKKSGAGRARRVLTALMLAVIVPAGLAVAGTGATANAAFDSRAFDFVTDSSMGPIKSRIWRAADGNTNRVVYLLDGLRATNDISGWEHETDVGAFLASWNINVVEPVGGQSSFYSDWYAPSNFNGQQTTYKWETFLTENLRNNLSSRLGFNPNRNGVVGISMGGSAALTLAAYHPDQFSYAGSLSGYLNISAPGMREAMRLALLDSGRFNIDAMWGPPWDPAWLRNDPFVFAPRLRDNGTRVWVFAGSGLPGGLDQPRSPIDYFNTGNAMGLEAIALANSRAFQIRMASLGANNVTYAFPAVGTHQWGYWQEQAHIMAPDLSANIG; encoded by the coding sequence ATGCTGGGAAGAACCAAGAAGAGCGGCGCGGGACGCGCGCGTCGAGTGCTCACAGCGCTGATGCTCGCCGTGATCGTGCCCGCCGGTCTGGCCGTAGCCGGGACAGGCGCAACCGCCAACGCGGCGTTCGACTCGCGAGCGTTCGACTTCGTCACCGACTCCAGCATGGGGCCGATCAAGAGCCGCATCTGGCGCGCTGCTGACGGCAACACCAATCGTGTGGTCTACCTGCTCGACGGCCTGCGCGCCACCAACGACATTTCCGGCTGGGAGCACGAGACCGACGTCGGCGCGTTCTTGGCGTCGTGGAACATCAACGTCGTCGAGCCTGTCGGTGGGCAGTCGAGCTTCTACAGCGACTGGTACGCACCGTCCAACTTCAACGGACAGCAGACCACGTACAAGTGGGAGACGTTCCTGACGGAGAATCTGCGCAACAACCTCTCCAGCCGCCTCGGCTTCAATCCGAATCGTAACGGCGTCGTCGGCATCTCGATGGGCGGCAGCGCTGCGCTGACGCTTGCTGCCTATCATCCCGACCAGTTCAGCTACGCGGGTTCGTTGTCCGGCTACCTGAACATCTCGGCTCCCGGAATGCGCGAGGCAATGCGTCTTGCACTTCTCGATTCGGGTCGCTTCAACATCGACGCCATGTGGGGACCGCCGTGGGATCCGGCGTGGTTGCGTAACGATCCGTTCGTGTTCGCACCGCGACTTCGCGACAACGGCACCCGCGTGTGGGTCTTCGCAGGAAGCGGTCTGCCGGGCGGACTCGATCAGCCGCGTTCTCCGATCGACTACTTCAACACCGGTAACGCCATGGGACTCGAGGCCATTGCTCTGGCCAACAGCCGCGCGTTCCAGATCCGGATGGCGAGCCTCGGTGCCAACAACGTGACGTACGCATTCCCGGCAGTGGGTACCCATCAGTGGGGCTACTGGCAGGAACAGGCTCACATCATGGCACCTGATCTGAGTGCGAATATCGGATAA
- the zomB gene encoding flagellar motor control protein ZomB, with the protein MSPSTSREVLPAPTRTSRTIFGIGVAVSALLFLAGAWERRWIADDGLIVLRTVRNLLAGNGPVFNAGERVETNTSTIWTYLVYAVSWLSEIRLEYVVLTIALVLSTAAVVLAMFGTYALRTRSAGVVAYLPAGVLVYIAIPPARDFATSGLETCLVIFWIAALWLLMVRWCTRTISGPAWLFLAFWAGLGPLVRPELLILSGLALIMLFLARQSWKSRLAVFVVAGIVPVGYQIWRMGYYGLPYPNTAVSKDAGGAKWAQGFDYLWNLLGPYMLWLPLLLMFVAGVVTAAMSGLGGLRIPRSRRDAQSLLRSRTAVVAFVLIGGLLSAVYAVRVGGDFMHGRTLLPALFTLLLPISVLPVTIPNKNSDTRQVLITAGGGVLWLATIVWAFFAANTTGMPEGSIVGRSGIVDERAFYSLNTGHAHPILATDYLDYPRMRPMVETIANTPDGGLLLPSAQFTYWDVVPPPLPIPPGGAGHTVYFLNLGMTSMNVGLDVRVIDQMGLAYPLASHTERLENGRIGHDKNLYPDWVVADLGLVDKHPFLPWYMDEDWVAQARVALSCEDTRELIDSYRAPLTKELFVRNIKRSLFYAGYRFDRVPEYEIQRCGLEPPILPGDN; encoded by the coding sequence TTGTCGCCGTCTACCTCGCGTGAGGTGCTGCCCGCCCCTACACGCACGTCGAGGACGATCTTCGGCATCGGTGTTGCCGTGTCCGCACTGTTGTTCCTTGCCGGTGCCTGGGAACGGCGGTGGATCGCCGACGACGGTCTGATCGTTCTCCGTACGGTCCGCAATCTTCTGGCCGGCAACGGCCCGGTCTTCAATGCCGGCGAGCGTGTGGAGACCAATACCAGCACCATCTGGACCTACCTGGTCTATGCGGTCAGCTGGCTCAGCGAGATACGTCTCGAGTACGTGGTCCTGACCATCGCGTTGGTCTTGTCGACCGCTGCGGTCGTGTTGGCGATGTTCGGTACCTACGCGCTTCGGACGCGGTCGGCCGGCGTGGTGGCCTACCTTCCCGCTGGGGTGCTCGTTTACATCGCGATTCCTCCTGCCCGAGATTTCGCCACTTCGGGTCTCGAGACATGTCTGGTCATTTTCTGGATTGCAGCGCTGTGGTTGCTGATGGTCCGCTGGTGCACCAGAACCATCAGCGGCCCCGCGTGGCTGTTCCTTGCCTTCTGGGCCGGCCTCGGTCCGCTGGTGCGCCCGGAACTCCTCATTCTGTCGGGGCTCGCGCTCATCATGCTGTTTCTTGCGCGTCAATCCTGGAAGAGTCGTCTCGCAGTCTTCGTCGTCGCAGGCATCGTGCCGGTCGGATATCAGATTTGGCGGATGGGTTACTACGGGTTGCCCTACCCGAACACTGCGGTGTCCAAGGATGCGGGCGGCGCGAAATGGGCACAGGGTTTCGACTATCTGTGGAATTTGCTCGGACCGTACATGCTGTGGTTGCCGCTGCTGCTGATGTTCGTCGCAGGCGTGGTGACGGCTGCGATGTCAGGCCTCGGAGGCCTGCGAATTCCGAGATCGCGCCGAGATGCGCAGAGCCTTTTACGCAGCCGAACCGCGGTCGTCGCATTCGTCCTGATCGGTGGACTTCTCTCAGCTGTTTATGCAGTTCGAGTCGGTGGCGATTTCATGCACGGCCGCACACTCCTGCCGGCATTGTTCACTCTCCTTCTTCCTATTTCGGTCTTACCCGTGACAATTCCGAACAAAAATTCCGATACACGGCAGGTGCTGATAACGGCAGGCGGCGGCGTCCTGTGGCTGGCCACGATCGTGTGGGCATTCTTTGCCGCCAACACGACCGGAATGCCGGAAGGGTCCATTGTCGGTCGCAGTGGAATCGTGGACGAGCGTGCCTTCTACTCCCTCAACACCGGGCATGCGCACCCCATTCTCGCCACGGACTACCTCGACTACCCGCGCATGCGACCGATGGTCGAAACGATCGCGAACACCCCGGACGGCGGGCTCCTGTTGCCCTCGGCACAGTTCACCTACTGGGATGTCGTGCCGCCGCCCCTGCCGATCCCGCCTGGTGGCGCTGGTCACACGGTCTACTTCTTGAACCTGGGCATGACGAGCATGAACGTCGGCCTCGATGTGCGGGTGATCGACCAAATGGGTCTTGCCTACCCGCTGGCTTCGCACACCGAGCGGTTGGAGAACGGCCGCATCGGGCACGACAAGAACTTGTACCCGGACTGGGTCGTCGCCGATCTGGGTCTCGTCGACAAACATCCGTTCCTGCCCTGGTACATGGACGAGGACTGGGTCGCTCAGGCGCGTGTAGCTCTCTCGTGCGAGGACACCCGTGAACTCATCGATTCGTATCGCGCCCCGCTGACGAAAGAGTTGTTCGTCAGAAACATCAAACGCTCACTGTTCTATGCCGGCTACCGATTCGATCGAGTTCCGGAGTACGAAATACAGAGATGTGGTTTAGAGCCACCAATCCTGCCGGGTGATAATTAG
- a CDS encoding decaprenyl-phosphate phosphoribosyltransferase produces the protein MSEEASAVGAPPKNLAEGVIKALRPRQWVKNVLVLAAPLAAGSVTQGDVLLPVALAFVVFCLAASGIYLVNDALDVEADRAHPTKRFRPIAAGVLPVNLAYAMAAVSLSLAVGLSFFANWKLALVIGVYIVVQLAYCFGLKHQAVLDICIVSSGFLLRAIAGGVAASIELSQWFLLIMAFGSLFMAAGKRYAELQFAERTGAKIRKSLENYTTTYLRFVWTLSATAVVLCYGLWAFEQDAATTTNWFAISMIPFTIAILRYAVDVDGGEAGEPEEIALGDRVLQVLALAWIGVVVVAVYLA, from the coding sequence ATGAGCGAGGAAGCCTCCGCCGTCGGAGCACCACCGAAGAATCTTGCCGAAGGCGTGATCAAGGCGCTTCGACCCCGGCAGTGGGTCAAGAACGTCCTGGTACTCGCCGCGCCGCTGGCTGCGGGATCCGTCACCCAAGGTGATGTGCTTCTTCCCGTCGCACTGGCCTTCGTCGTGTTCTGTTTAGCGGCATCGGGCATCTACCTGGTCAACGACGCCCTCGATGTCGAGGCCGACCGCGCGCACCCGACCAAGCGGTTCCGTCCGATCGCTGCAGGTGTGCTGCCGGTCAACCTCGCCTACGCGATGGCCGCGGTGTCCCTGAGCCTTGCCGTCGGACTGTCTTTCTTCGCGAACTGGAAGCTTGCCCTGGTCATCGGGGTGTACATCGTCGTCCAGTTGGCGTACTGCTTCGGACTCAAGCATCAGGCCGTGCTGGACATCTGCATCGTGTCCTCGGGATTCCTGCTCCGGGCCATCGCTGGTGGTGTGGCCGCGTCCATTGAGCTCTCGCAGTGGTTCCTGCTGATCATGGCGTTCGGGTCGCTGTTCATGGCTGCCGGTAAGCGGTACGCGGAGTTGCAGTTCGCCGAGCGTACGGGCGCGAAGATCCGCAAGTCGCTGGAGAACTACACGACCACCTATCTGCGATTCGTGTGGACGCTCTCGGCTACCGCTGTCGTGCTCTGCTACGGCCTGTGGGCGTTCGAACAGGACGCCGCAACCACCACCAACTGGTTCGCCATCTCGATGATTCCGTTCACTATCGCTATCCTGCGTTACGCAGTCGATGTCGATGGAGGCGAGGCAGGTGAACCCGAGGAGATCGCGTTGGGCGATCGGGTGTTGCAGGTACTCGCGCTGGCGTGGATCGGAGTAGTGGTTGTCGCCGTCTACCTCGCGTGA
- a CDS encoding phosphatase PAP2 family protein, with amino-acid sequence MSSATRVNKQNEAAAEVRVLAKIQSTVGAQPGAVAVARGMSHFGEHALGWVAIAGIGAALDAPRRRQWAGVAAGAVGSHAASIVIKRVVRRRRPNDPSVQVNVSTPSKLSFPSSHATSTTAAAVLLGKLTGLPLPAILVPAVLVPPMLLSRLVLGVHYPTDVLAGSALGAISAAAILKFEGDK; translated from the coding sequence GTGTCTTCCGCTACGAGGGTTAACAAACAGAACGAGGCTGCTGCCGAAGTTCGCGTGTTGGCGAAAATTCAGTCGACGGTGGGCGCGCAACCCGGGGCCGTCGCGGTGGCTCGGGGGATGTCGCACTTCGGTGAGCACGCGCTCGGCTGGGTTGCCATCGCTGGTATCGGCGCTGCTCTCGACGCGCCCCGCCGGCGTCAGTGGGCAGGTGTCGCGGCCGGGGCGGTGGGTTCGCATGCAGCATCTATCGTGATCAAGCGAGTGGTGCGGCGTCGACGCCCCAATGACCCATCGGTACAGGTCAATGTCTCCACGCCGAGCAAACTGAGCTTTCCGTCCTCGCACGCCACCTCGACTACGGCAGCCGCCGTGTTGCTCGGCAAGCTGACGGGGCTACCTTTACCAGCAATCCTGGTGCCCGCCGTCTTAGTACCACCGATGCTGCTCTCGCGGCTCGTTCTCGGTGTCCATTACCCGACAGATGTACTTGCAGGATCTGCGCTCGGCGCGATATCGGCAGCCGCCATCCTGAAGTTCGAAGGAGACAAATGA
- a CDS encoding glycosyltransferase: MTAKHLLEDGALDFAPYFGKSLLQRVLLPRPGEPLDVRTLYLEEATTNARRAHSLSRTSLTVGAESEVSFCTYFNAFPASYWRRYSILKSVVLRVEVSGHCRIDVYRSKADSSRIHVEGREAVDGDAAQEFVIDLGPFEDGGWIWFDITSDSEVVLESAGWFAPIEAPGEATVAVGIPTFNRPTDAVKALVALGSDPLVLDVIKAVIMPDQGTRKAKDEPGFDEAEAGLGGRLAIHDQANLGGSGGYSRIMYEALENTDCQHILFMDDDIEIEPDSILRALAMSRFAKVPTLVGGQMLNLQARSHLHVMGEVINRGNFMWTGAQNVEYDHDFSEYPLRSSKLLHRRIDVDYNGWWMCMIPRVVAEELGQPLPLFIKWDDAEYGLRAREAGYPTVTLPGAAIWHMAWSDKDDAIDWQAYFHLRNRLVVAALHMPGNGRGLVLDTVKATVKHLLCLEYSTVAIQNKAIRDFLAGPEHILEILPTSLGEVHALRKTFPDAVVVDSSTELPLASGEEVGAVGQPTNPLSKISRLAKGLIHNVKPAHNQHHERPQLNVPTLDARWFLLSQVDGVTVTTADGRGVVYRQRDREKAAALLKEAMALRTELSRRFPELKGRYRDAVPHLTSKETWERVFRYEG, translated from the coding sequence ATGACGGCCAAGCATCTGCTCGAGGACGGCGCCCTCGACTTCGCCCCCTACTTCGGTAAGTCGCTTCTGCAGCGGGTGCTGTTGCCGCGTCCAGGTGAGCCGCTCGACGTGCGCACCCTGTACCTCGAGGAGGCGACAACGAATGCCCGACGGGCACATTCGCTGTCGCGGACCTCGTTGACGGTCGGCGCCGAATCCGAGGTGTCGTTCTGCACTTACTTCAATGCGTTCCCGGCGAGCTACTGGCGCCGCTACAGCATCCTGAAGTCCGTTGTGCTGCGCGTGGAGGTCTCCGGGCATTGCCGGATCGATGTCTACCGCTCCAAAGCGGACAGTTCACGCATCCACGTCGAGGGCCGTGAAGCCGTCGACGGTGATGCGGCACAAGAGTTCGTGATCGATCTCGGTCCGTTCGAGGATGGCGGTTGGATCTGGTTCGACATCACCTCCGACTCCGAGGTCGTCCTGGAGAGTGCCGGGTGGTTCGCGCCGATCGAGGCACCGGGCGAGGCGACGGTAGCCGTCGGGATTCCGACGTTCAACCGCCCGACCGACGCAGTGAAAGCTCTCGTGGCGCTCGGCTCGGACCCACTGGTGCTCGACGTGATCAAGGCCGTCATCATGCCCGATCAGGGCACGAGAAAAGCTAAGGACGAGCCCGGGTTCGACGAGGCCGAAGCAGGGTTGGGTGGCCGCCTTGCCATCCATGACCAGGCCAACCTCGGTGGTTCCGGTGGCTACAGCCGGATCATGTACGAGGCGCTGGAGAACACCGACTGCCAACACATTCTGTTCATGGACGACGACATCGAGATCGAACCCGACTCGATTCTCCGCGCCCTCGCCATGTCGCGATTCGCGAAGGTCCCCACGCTCGTGGGCGGCCAGATGCTCAACCTCCAGGCGCGCAGTCATCTGCACGTCATGGGCGAGGTCATCAACCGCGGCAACTTCATGTGGACCGGCGCCCAAAACGTCGAGTACGACCACGACTTCAGCGAATATCCGCTGCGCTCGAGCAAGTTGCTGCACCGCCGCATCGACGTCGACTACAACGGCTGGTGGATGTGCATGATTCCGCGCGTCGTCGCGGAAGAGCTCGGTCAGCCACTCCCACTGTTCATCAAATGGGACGACGCCGAATACGGTCTGCGCGCACGCGAAGCCGGCTACCCGACGGTCACCCTCCCCGGGGCGGCTATCTGGCACATGGCGTGGAGCGACAAGGACGACGCTATCGATTGGCAGGCGTATTTCCACCTGCGTAACCGTCTCGTCGTCGCTGCGCTGCACATGCCCGGCAACGGACGTGGCCTGGTCCTCGACACCGTCAAGGCAACTGTCAAGCACCTGCTGTGCCTCGAGTACTCCACTGTTGCCATTCAGAACAAGGCGATCCGCGACTTCCTCGCAGGGCCCGAGCATATCCTCGAGATCCTCCCGACGTCGTTGGGCGAAGTGCACGCGCTGCGCAAAACTTTCCCGGACGCCGTCGTCGTGGATTCCTCGACGGAACTTCCTCTCGCATCCGGCGAGGAGGTGGGAGCCGTCGGGCAGCCGACGAACCCGCTGTCGAAGATTTCCCGCCTTGCCAAGGGACTGATCCACAACGTCAAGCCTGCGCACAATCAACACCACGAGCGTCCACAGCTCAACGTGCCGACGCTCGACGCCCGGTGGTTCCTGCTCTCGCAGGTCGATGGCGTCACCGTCACCACTGCTGACGGGCGCGGCGTCGTCTACCGCCAGCGTGACCGCGAGAAAGCGGCGGCGTTGCTGAAAGAAGCAATGGCGCTACGAACCGAACTCTCGCGTCGGTTCCCCGAACTCAAGGGTCGCTACCGCGACGCCGTCCCTCACCTCACCAGTAAGGAAACCTGGGAACGTGTCTTCCGCTACGAGGGTTAA
- the glf gene encoding UDP-galactopyranose mutase → MTAVNPVPVDSDASVTGRYDLIVVGSGFFGLTVAERSASQLGKRVLVLDRRHHLGGNAYSEAEPETGIEIHKYGAHLFHTSNKRVWDYVNQFTDFTSYQHRVFALHKGQSYQFPMGLGLISQFFGKYYSPAEARALIEEQSSEFDSKVAQNFEEKAISLIGRPLYEAFIRDYTAKQWQTDPKNLPAGNITRLPVRYTFDNRYFNDTYEGLPVDGYTAWLENMTAGDLIEVRLNTDWFDVREKLIAESPDAPIVYTGPLDRYFDYSEGELGWRTIDFETEVLATGDFQGTPVMNYNDADVPFIRIHEFRHFHPERAYPADKTVIMREFSRFAESGDEPYYPINTPADRQKLEAYRDRAKKEAADNGVLFGGRLGTYQYLDMHMAIASALNLYDNTLAPHFESGAALAGDK, encoded by the coding sequence GTGACTGCCGTAAACCCTGTGCCTGTTGATTCCGACGCTTCCGTGACCGGCCGATACGACCTGATCGTCGTCGGATCCGGGTTCTTCGGACTGACTGTGGCGGAGCGCTCGGCGTCTCAGCTGGGCAAGCGTGTCCTTGTTCTGGACCGCCGCCACCACCTTGGAGGTAATGCGTACTCGGAGGCCGAGCCCGAGACGGGTATCGAGATCCATAAGTACGGTGCTCACCTTTTTCATACCTCGAACAAGCGGGTGTGGGATTACGTGAATCAGTTCACGGATTTCACGAGTTACCAGCATCGCGTGTTCGCGCTGCACAAGGGCCAGTCGTACCAGTTCCCGATGGGCCTCGGTTTGATCTCGCAGTTCTTCGGTAAGTATTACTCTCCTGCCGAGGCGCGTGCGCTCATCGAGGAGCAGTCCAGTGAGTTCGATTCGAAGGTTGCGCAGAACTTCGAGGAGAAGGCGATTTCGTTGATCGGGCGCCCGCTGTACGAGGCGTTCATCCGCGACTACACCGCCAAGCAGTGGCAGACGGACCCGAAGAATCTGCCGGCGGGAAACATCACGCGGCTGCCTGTGCGTTACACGTTCGACAATCGCTACTTCAACGACACGTACGAGGGTCTGCCGGTCGACGGTTACACCGCGTGGTTGGAGAACATGACTGCCGGCGACCTGATCGAGGTCCGGCTGAACACCGATTGGTTCGACGTGCGTGAGAAGTTGATCGCCGAGAGCCCGGATGCCCCGATTGTCTACACTGGCCCACTGGACCGTTACTTCGACTACTCGGAAGGCGAATTGGGCTGGCGCACAATCGATTTCGAGACCGAGGTGCTAGCGACCGGTGATTTCCAGGGCACGCCGGTGATGAACTACAACGACGCCGACGTCCCGTTCATTCGTATTCACGAGTTCCGCCACTTCCATCCCGAGCGGGCGTACCCGGCCGACAAGACCGTCATCATGCGAGAGTTCTCGCGATTCGCCGAGAGCGGCGACGAGCCGTACTACCCGATCAACACTCCCGCGGACCGCCAGAAACTGGAGGCGTACCGCGACCGCGCGAAGAAGGAAGCCGCCGACAACGGGGTTCTCTTCGGCGGGCGGCTCGGCACCTATCAGTACCTCGACATGCACATGGCCATTGCCAGTGCGCTGAACTTGTACGACAACACGCTCGCACCACATTTCGAGTCGGGCGCGGCCCTGGCAGGAGACAAATGA